CCCACTCTGCATCACTCCTTGTGAGCTTTCGTAACGGTTCTGCTAGTGTCGCAAAGTTCGGGATAAAACGCGCGCAGTAGTTCACCAACCCAAGAAAACTTCTCACTTCCGCTGCATTCTGTGGTGGTCGCGCATTTCTCACCGCGTCGATCTTCTTGTCATCCGGCGCGATGCCATTGGCAGAAATCTTAAACCCGAAGAATACTAATTCTGGAACactgaaaacacacttttcccgGTTCAATGTAAGTCCCGTGTTCTCGAGACGCGACAGTGTAAGTTCCAGACTCCTGTCATGACTGCCTTGGTCAGAGCCAAACACAATAatatcatcagaaatgtttctaACTCCGGGAATTCCTTGAAGAGTTCGCTGAATCACATACTGGTACATTTCCGGTGCCGATGACAAGCCAAATTTTAAGCGTTTATAACGCTTAAGTCCCTTGTGTGTCGAGAACGTAGTGAGCACTCTTGACTCTGGGTGCAATTCAATCTGATGATAGCCCCATCGCAGATCAAGCTTGGAGAACACAGCTGCTCCATTAAGGGCTGCTAACGTTTCCTCCAACGTTGGGATTGGATGTCGCTCGCGGATGACCGCTTCATTTGCGCGACGCATATCTACACACACACGCACATCGCCATTGGACTTTGGGACAGCGACCAGAGGTGAAACCCAAGGCGTTGGGCCTTCTACATCCTCAATAATATCAAGATCTTGTAATTCTTGGAGCTTTTTCTCCACATCTTTGCGAACATGAAATGGAAGGTGGCGCTGTGGTTGCGCAACTGGTGTAATATCTGGGTTAAGGTGTACTTTTAACTGATAATCTTTCAGTTTGCCGACCCCATTGAACACTGCATCGTGTTTGTTCACAATCGCATGGACAGCTGTTCCCACACTCTGGTTAACCATACTTAGGTATTCCGGTCCAACTCTAAGCAAACCAAGGTCTGTTGCCGTTTTTTTGCCTAGAAGCGATCCCGCATgtaaattttcaacaacaacaaagtcgGCCTGTGTCTGAAGTTGAGAGGTTGAcacatttgctttaaaaattcctttgacagGGAGGGGCGTTTTCGAGCCGTACGCGTAAATTTTGACACGGGAGTCTCTGAGTATAACTCCGGATTCCGACAGTCGGTTAAAGGTAGCGCTGTCCAGCACATTGACACTTGCCCCCGAATCGACAATAACAGGAATCAACGTACCTTCCACAGTTATTTTTACAGCGTTGTCTTCCATGTTGCTCCCAATCGCAAACAAATACTCGTCATCAGGGTCGGTATTATCTTCAACCGTCACATACCGAAGCCCATTTGCATTCCGTTGGTATGCAATGTTCGGAGAATCAGTGACTCGTTTCGGAGCGCTTTTGCAAACCCCTGCAAAATGCCCTTGCTTTCCACAGTTACTGCAAGTTTTTCCGACTGCAGGACAAGAAGAATCTTTTGCGCGATGACCCGAACGTCCACAACAAAAACAGACAACTGGCTTCTTGTCATGGTTTGGTGCTCGTGAATTCCtcgcattagggagcttaagcaaacacgacggcgacggaagcgagaacgtcatctgaaaatgtaacttcgcgtttctgcaatcaattttaagttattcaaagtcgttatgcttgaaaaatgtgttctagctgtcctggaattaaattggaacaagcgcttggggcataagaagacaaaattgaacatttgtcatcatatgctgacgtcgtccacacaactgcaaaacaggtcatttcacgtcgtagaaagaacgagaacgtcttcaaaatgtcaaaagatgaaatatgcacgtgcaaagcgtgcaaaaatactgttttccattgtcaaatatgcaaatttgtggggtttttgttgccgtcgtcgtcgtggttgcttaagatcccttttaaaaattgattgcagaaacgcgaagttacaatttcagatgacgtcctcgcttccgtcgccgtcgtgtttgcttaagtgAACTTCTCCTGATTTTCTCATTTGATCTTTGAGACCCACTACAAATCTTGTTGACCTGCCTGGACGTATCAGACGCCTCCTCCATTTTATCAGCATGTAGATCAGATGCTTCGACTGATCGAGCGATCTGTAGAAGCCCATCCAGTGTGAGGTTAGTTTCTCGAAGCAATCTACGGCGAAGACTGTTCGAGGCACATTTATCAACCACTTGGTCTCGAATAATTTCATCTACATTGTCATACTCGCAAGACTTTGCAAGGCTCCGTAAACGCGTCACGTACGAATCCATGTTTTCAGTCGGCACTTGTGCTGCCTGACGAAAGAGATGTCTTTCAAAAGGAATATTCTTCTTGGGCTCAAAATACTCGGTTAATTTCGCGAGCGCCGCAGCATAATCATCTCCAGTTTCGCTGAGAGTTTCGAAAACTGTTTGGACTTCAGGCCCCGCTAAATGCAGCAGTACAGCacgtctttgtttcttgtccGTAATGTTTGACGCCACTAAAAAGTATTCCAAACCTTTCACCCATTTCGACCAGCGCTGCCCGAGCGTCGTTTGGTCGCTTGTAACCGAGAAAGGAGGTATAGCAGGTAACTGCAGTGTTGTGGCCATCCTATCTTCAGAGTCCGCGGAATCTGACATTAAATCCAATAATCCTCGTCTCCAAATTTAGTATTTTATAGCCCAGTCAACGGGCCACACAATATCTGTAATTTTCCACTTTCTTTATTCCGTCTTAACACTCCTTGACATACCTCGAACACATGCTTTTCTCAAATTTCCCCCACCACGTCATCCAGGTATCATATTACATTAATCACACAAACACTAAATGATGGGATTGAATTGAGATTATGACGCAAAGAGCGTGGCTTGATCGTTTACCTTTCCGAGAAAACAAGGAAGTTGATGTTAAGTTTTTTCCCCATTTGTATTTGTTAACTGACTACAATAAAGGCACAAAATAAAtgcgaattttttttaaaatccttTTGGTTGTGTAGGACGAACAACAATCGAGAACTAGTTTATCCTTTCATAGGTAATAGAAGCAGGCTAGAAGCATACTCTACTATGGTAGTGAAGACCTACTAAAACATTTCATAATATCTAAGGTCAATTTACATTTGCATTACAGTATCGCTTGAAAACCGAATGGATACAGCAATGCTTTCGGCTAAGTTTCTCgtcgtcttcattttgctgttTATTTTTCAAGACGGAGCCAAGAGTTGGCGTAGAAGGCGTCGCCGTTGATATTGCCCACCGCAAGATTGCCAAGTAAGCTCTTGGTATTAATGAAACTCGTGTAGTGCTTCTAGGTGAGGACGACAAGGATCGCAGTCTCGGTCAAGATCAGTAACAAGCCAGGCGTCATGTGGAGGAAGCTCTTGCCCAGATTTGTATGAGTCTCGGCAATGTTACCGCCGGAAGCACCTCAGAGAACTGCCAACTTAGTTCATGGTCTCAGTGGAGCGCTTGTCCTGCGATGAGATGCGGTTCTTCGGCGATGCAAACAAGCACACGCCACAGGATAACAACAGAAAAGTGCGGAGGATGGTGTACATCGACATTTAGGAAGACACGAATGTGCCTCAGAGGAAGGGTCAACTGCGAGCTTAGCTCGTGGTCTGAATGGAGCACTTGCGACGGGACGATGTGTACTGCAGGCCAAGGAGCTCAGGTTAGTTTCCGCAACAAAATGGTCAAGGAAACGTGGGGGAAATTGCACCTCGACATTACGTATGACGCGGAGTTGCTCCAATTCCATCACCCGCAAAGCAGTAGAGTGTCAGGTGAGTCCGTGGTCTCAATAGGACAATTGTACCAGAACTTCATGCCAGTTATCCGGATTTCAAGCAAGTACTCGTTATAAGACAATCAAAGAAGAATGTAAAGGAACATGCAAATACGCGCTTCACCAAATAAGATCATGCACTAAACCAGAAATTCCGTGTTTCAACGGAGGAACGTACATGCCAAACATCACAGGATATGTCTGC
This genomic stretch from Acropora muricata isolate sample 2 chromosome 5, ASM3666990v1, whole genome shotgun sequence harbors:
- the LOC136917507 gene encoding uncharacterized protein, which codes for MATTLQLPAIPPFSVTSDQTTLGQRWSKWVKGLEYFLVASNITDKKQRRAVLLHLAGPEVQTVFETLSETGDDYAAALAKLTEYFEPKKNIPFERHLFRQAAQVPTENMDSYVTRLRSLAKSCEYDNVDEIIRDQVVDKCASNSLRRRLLRETNLTLDGLLQIARSVEASDLHADKMEEASDTSRQVNKICSGSQRSNEKIRRSSLKQTRRRRKRGRHLKL